One window of Bos indicus isolate NIAB-ARS_2022 breed Sahiwal x Tharparkar chromosome 18, NIAB-ARS_B.indTharparkar_mat_pri_1.0, whole genome shotgun sequence genomic DNA carries:
- the NOP53 gene encoding ribosome biogenesis protein NOP53 isoform X2, producing the protein MAAGSNGGGGGQCSKSETDTGFLGLRPTSVDPALRRRRRGPRNKKRGWRRLAQEPLGLEVDQFLEDVRLQERTSGGLISEAPDEKLFFVDTGFKDKELNKKRTKGQKRSLLLKKPLRSDLILENTSKVPVPKDVLAHQVPNARKLKRKEQLWERLAKQGKLPGEVRRAQARLLNPPAATAKPGPQDTVQRPFYDLWAKGNPLDRPLEGQDEFFLEQTKKKGVKRPQHLHTKPSRVPAVEVTPAGASYNPAFEDHQNLLWAAHEVELQREKAAEKLERQLALPASEQAATQESAFREMCQGLLEESDGEGEPGEGQDEGPEAGDPAARGEASPVPGRPAALEKKTEQQRRREKAARMLRMQQAAVRATRLRHQELFRLRGIKAQVARRLAELARRREQRKAKRLAEADKPRRLGRLKYQDPDIDVQLSSELSDSLRTLKPEGNILRDRFKSFQRRNMIEPRERAKFKRKYKVKLVEKRAFREIQ; encoded by the exons ATGGCGGCAGGAAgtaatggtggtggtggcgggCAGTGCTCGAAAAGCGAGACCGATACCGGCTTCTTGGGGCTGCGGCCCACGTCAGTGGATCCAGCGCTGAGGAGGCGGCGACGAGGCCCAAGAAATAAGAAGCGAGGCTGGAGGCGGCTCGCTCAAGAGCCTCTGGGACTGGAAGTCGATCAGTTCTTGGAGGACGTGCGGCTGCAGGAGCGCACGAGTGG TGGCTTGATATCAGAGGCCCCCGATGAGAAACTTTTCTTCGTGGACACTGGCTTCAAGGATAAAG AACTGAACAAGAAGAGGACCAAAGGCCAGAAGAGGTCACTGCTTCTCAAGAAGCCCCTCCGGAGCGACCTCATCCTAGAGAACACCTCCAAGGTCCCTGTTCCCAAAGA CGTCCTCGCCCACCAGGTTCCCAACGCCAGGAAGCTCAAGCGGAAGGAGCAGCTATGGGAGAGGCTGGCGAAGCAGGGCAAGCTGCCCGGGGAGGTGCGCAGGGCGCAGGCCAGGCTTCTCAACCCCCCAGCGGCCACAGCCAAGCCTGGGCCCCAAGACACCGTCCAGCGGCCCTTCTACGACCTCTGGGCCAAAGGCA ACCCTCTGGACCGGCCCTTGGAGGGCCAGGATGAGTTTTTCCTGGAGCAGACCAAGAAGAAAGGCGTGAAG CGGCCGCAGCATCTGCACACCAAGCCCTCTCGGGTACCTGCCGTGGAGGTGACACCCGCGGGAGCCTCGTACAACCCAGCCTTTGAGGACCACCAG AACCTGCTCTGGGCGGCCCACGAGGTGGAGCTGCAGCGGGAGAAGGCGGCTGAGAAGCTGGAGCGGCAGCTGGCCCTGCCGGCTTCGGAGCAGGCTGCTACCCAG GAGTCTGCCTTCCGGGAGATGTGCCAGGGGCTGCTGGAGGAGTCTGACGGGGAGGGCGAGCCGGGCGAGGGCCAGGACGAGGGGCCCGAGGCGGGAGACCCGGCCGCAAGAGGGGAGGCCTCGCCCGTGCCCGGCCGCCCAgctgccctggagaagaagacggagcagcagcggcggcgggaGAAGGCTGCCCGGATGCTG AGGATGCAGCAGGCTGCAGTGCGGGCCACCCGCCTCCGGCACCAGGAGCTCTTCAGGCTGCGCGGGATCAAGGCGCAGGTGGCACGGCGCCTGGCGGAGCTGGCCCGGCGGCGGGAGCAGCGGAAGGCAAAGCGGCTGGCGGAGGCGGACAAGCCCAGGCGGCTGGGGCGGCTCAA GTATCAGGACCCCGACATCGACGTGCAGCTCAGCTCAGAGCTCTCTGACTCGCTCAGGACCCTGAAG CCCGAGGGCAACATCCTCCGTGACCGGTTCAAGAGCTTCCAGAGGAGGAACATGATCGAGCCTCGGGAGCGAGCCAA gtTCAAGCGCAAGTACAAAGTGAAACTGGTGGAGAAGCGGGCGTTCCGGGAGATCCAGTGA
- the NOP53 gene encoding ribosome biogenesis protein NOP53 isoform X1: protein MAAGSNGGGGGQCSKSETDTGFLGLRPTSVDPALRRRRRGPRNKKRGWRRLAQEPLGLEVDQFLEDVRLQERTSGGLISEAPDEKLFFVDTGFKDKELNKKRTKGQKRSLLLKKPLRSDLILENTSKVPVPKDVLAHQVPNARKLKRKEQLWERLAKQGKLPGEVRRAQARLLNPPAATAKPGPQDTVQRPFYDLWAKGNPLDRPLEGQDEFFLEQTKKKGVKRPQHLHTKPSRVPAVEVTPAGASYNPAFEDHQNLLWAAHEVELQREKAAEKLERQLALPASEQAATQESAFREMCQGLLEESDGEGEPGEGQDEGPEAGDPAARGEASPVPGRPAALEKKTEQQRRREKAARMLRMQQAAVRATRLRHQELFRLRGIKAQVARRLAELARRREQRKAKRLAEADKPRRLGRLKYQDPDIDVQLSSELSDSLRTLKPEGNILRDRFKSFQRRNMIEPRERAKFKRKYKVKLVEKRAFREIQL from the exons ATGGCGGCAGGAAgtaatggtggtggtggcgggCAGTGCTCGAAAAGCGAGACCGATACCGGCTTCTTGGGGCTGCGGCCCACGTCAGTGGATCCAGCGCTGAGGAGGCGGCGACGAGGCCCAAGAAATAAGAAGCGAGGCTGGAGGCGGCTCGCTCAAGAGCCTCTGGGACTGGAAGTCGATCAGTTCTTGGAGGACGTGCGGCTGCAGGAGCGCACGAGTGG TGGCTTGATATCAGAGGCCCCCGATGAGAAACTTTTCTTCGTGGACACTGGCTTCAAGGATAAAG AACTGAACAAGAAGAGGACCAAAGGCCAGAAGAGGTCACTGCTTCTCAAGAAGCCCCTCCGGAGCGACCTCATCCTAGAGAACACCTCCAAGGTCCCTGTTCCCAAAGA CGTCCTCGCCCACCAGGTTCCCAACGCCAGGAAGCTCAAGCGGAAGGAGCAGCTATGGGAGAGGCTGGCGAAGCAGGGCAAGCTGCCCGGGGAGGTGCGCAGGGCGCAGGCCAGGCTTCTCAACCCCCCAGCGGCCACAGCCAAGCCTGGGCCCCAAGACACCGTCCAGCGGCCCTTCTACGACCTCTGGGCCAAAGGCA ACCCTCTGGACCGGCCCTTGGAGGGCCAGGATGAGTTTTTCCTGGAGCAGACCAAGAAGAAAGGCGTGAAG CGGCCGCAGCATCTGCACACCAAGCCCTCTCGGGTACCTGCCGTGGAGGTGACACCCGCGGGAGCCTCGTACAACCCAGCCTTTGAGGACCACCAG AACCTGCTCTGGGCGGCCCACGAGGTGGAGCTGCAGCGGGAGAAGGCGGCTGAGAAGCTGGAGCGGCAGCTGGCCCTGCCGGCTTCGGAGCAGGCTGCTACCCAG GAGTCTGCCTTCCGGGAGATGTGCCAGGGGCTGCTGGAGGAGTCTGACGGGGAGGGCGAGCCGGGCGAGGGCCAGGACGAGGGGCCCGAGGCGGGAGACCCGGCCGCAAGAGGGGAGGCCTCGCCCGTGCCCGGCCGCCCAgctgccctggagaagaagacggagcagcagcggcggcgggaGAAGGCTGCCCGGATGCTG AGGATGCAGCAGGCTGCAGTGCGGGCCACCCGCCTCCGGCACCAGGAGCTCTTCAGGCTGCGCGGGATCAAGGCGCAGGTGGCACGGCGCCTGGCGGAGCTGGCCCGGCGGCGGGAGCAGCGGAAGGCAAAGCGGCTGGCGGAGGCGGACAAGCCCAGGCGGCTGGGGCGGCTCAA GTATCAGGACCCCGACATCGACGTGCAGCTCAGCTCAGAGCTCTCTGACTCGCTCAGGACCCTGAAG CCCGAGGGCAACATCCTCCGTGACCGGTTCAAGAGCTTCCAGAGGAGGAACATGATCGAGCCTCGGGAGCGAGCCAA gtTCAAGCGCAAGTACAAAGTGAAACTGGTGGAGAAGCGGGCGTTCCGGGAGATCCA GTTGTAG